The Acidithiobacillus thiooxidans ATCC 19377 DNA window GCCACGGGGAAAACTGCTTTACGCACTTCAGCCATACATGTTCTCCTTTGGTATGCGGCGAGTATAACGAACACAGCCCGCCTCCCGCAAAGTGTTTGACTTCATGAACAGCTCGGGTCAAATTCGCTGCAAATCGCCCGGACCAATGGCCGTTTTAGCTTCATGAAGAAGAATCGGCGTCGGATTCAGAAGCTTCGTGCGGGATACCGGGTTCCGATTTTTCCCGAATTATTTTTCCACCACCGACGCCACCGGCCATGGCAAAACGTAAAGCCTGCTGGGGTGTCATGTCCGGAAGCGGGATGATTTTTTCTCTGGGAATCAGGCAGGTGAAGCCGCCGACGCCATAACTCATGGGAATAAAAACGGCCACACAGTCTTCGGGGAGGTGCGGTAGTTCGTGCAGGGTGTCACGGGTGACCAGCCCGATGATGTAGCCCATATCTCCCCCCTGCCGAACCAGAACGGCGCTGCGAAAGCCCCGGTCTGCACCACCAAACAGTAATCCCACCGTTTCCTGAATGGTGCTGTAAAGGCTATGCAGAACCGGGATTCGCGCCAGTGCCTTGTTCATCCAGTCAAAAATCCATGCGGTCAGGACATGGGAAGCCAGAAAACCAACGCCCAGAATGGTCAGCAAGGTCAGGACCAGTCCCAGACCGGGGATGTCTATTCCGAAAATGGCCTTGATCGGCGCTTCAAACAAGTTGTTGAGCCAGCCGCCAATCCATAACACCACATAAATGGTCAGGCCGATGGGAAGAGAGATGAGCAGGCCCTGGGCGAACCAGCGGCGCAAATGCAGATGCTGAAAACGTGAAGGCGGTTGAACGGGTACTGGCAGTGTCATTGGGACCCCGTTTTAGCAAAGACCGCACCAGCATAACAAAAAATGCCAGAAAGTAGTGGATGTTTACGGAGTCTCATCGCGATCCTCCTGATTTTTGAATAGTTGCGGGGCCAGGCCATGTTTGCGCATGAGCTTGTAAAGATCCGTACGATGGCGGCCAGCAATGCGAGCAGCCCGGGAAATATTGCCGTCGGTGGCACGCAGCAGATTTTCAAGATACACCCTTTCAAAGGCCGTTTTGGCATCCTGCAAAGGCGGGAAGGCGCTGGATCCACCCTGACGGCCGGCATCGGGAATGGCCTCTCCCGAGACCCAACCTTTTTCGGTGACGGCGGCGGCAAAGGTGATGGCGTTTTCCAGCTCTCGAACATTTCCGGGCCAGGGTCGCTGCATCAGCTTGTCCATGGCTTCGGGGCTGAACCCTGGAATATTGCGTTCCAGGCGCTGGCTTTCCCGATCCAGAAAATATTGGGCAAGGAGCAGGATGTCTTCGGGACGCTCGCTGAGGCTGGGAACCCGTAGGGGAATGACGTGCAGGCGATAATATAGATCTTCCCGAAAGGCGCCGCTGGTAGTCAGCGCATGAATATCCTGATGGGTGGCGCTGATAACGCGTAAATCCACAGATATTTCTGTTTTTGCTCCAACTGGACGTAAGGTCCCTTCCTGCAATACCCGCAGCAGTTTGACCTGCAAAGCCAAGGGGAGGTCTCCGATTTCGTCCAGGAACAAAGTACCGTGGTCGGCGCTGCGAATGAGCCCGATATGGTCCTGAGTGGCTCCGGTAAAAGCCCCCTTAACGTGGCCAAACAGTTCACTTTCGGCCAGTTCGGAGGGAATGGCGCCACAGTTGACGGCCACAAAAGGCTGGTCATTCCGGGCGCTGGCTTCGTGGATAGCTCTGGCGACACGTTCCTTGCCCGACCCACTTTCTCCAGAAAGAAAAACACTGGCCTGGGAAGTGGCTATGCGGGTAATTTCATTGACCAGACTGGCCATGACCGGACTGCGGTGGAGGATGCTTTGCCCGGCCTGAGCGCGTAGGTCAGCCCTTAACTTGCTGAGTTCACGGCCAGCAAGGCGTTGTGCCAGGGCCGCCGTGCATAATGTCTGTAACTCGTCATTACTGAACGGTTTGCTGAGATAACCAAAAGCCTGGGCACGCATGGCTTCTACCGCGTTAGGAATGGTGCCATGGGCGGTTAGCAAAATAACCGGCAAATCGGGATCACGAGCCTGAGCGGCTTCAAGAACCGCCATCCCGTCCATGATGGGCATGCGTAAATCGGTGATCAACAAATCCACACTTTCCTGGTCCAGTAGTTCCAGCCCTTGCTGCGGATTGTTGCTACTCAGTACCCGATAATCTTCACTTTCCAGCCACAAACCCAGCAGCCTTAAAAAATCCGGATCATCATCAATAATGAGAATAGTGGGCATGGTTTTACGCATCTCAGGGTAAGGGCGCGCCATGCGCTTCCAGGGTTTTTTCTGCATGCTGGTGGAGCAGGGATTCCAGACGTTGAAGCCGTGCTTGTGCGGCATCTGCAGCATTTTGTGCAGCGATAGTCTGAGCTTTAATTTGCTGAATGCGGACTTTGTCTCGTTTAAGAAGAGTAATATTTTCCAGCAGGGCATTGACGCTGCGCCGCAAGGGGAGGGTCTGGCTGGCCAGATCCTGGTTCTGTGCCGCCATGCTGAGCTCCCGGGCGGCGTTATCCAGAGCAGTTTTATTGAGAGGGCCACTGCTGAGATAGCTGTTTGCCAGCGCAAGATGAATATTGGCACAACTGGCGGAGGTAGCGGGACCGCAATCATGCAATGCCTTGAGCAGCTCTGGTCGGGGCGTTTCCGAGAGCGGCAGCGGCGCGGCCTGGGGCTGAGCAGGTGCTTCCGGATGAATCATTGCACAGGCACCCAGAAACAATAGGATACTGAAGACGCCGAGTGAGCGGATCGCAAGCAATAATCGGTACATCAATGAGCTGCCTTCTGAGGAAAAGAGGGTAGCCAGATTTCTGCGCTGAGCCCTCCTTGTGGACGGTTTTGAATGCGTATCCAGCCGTCTTGAGCGGCTACCAGTTCGCGGGTGATGGCCAATCCCAATCCGGTACCCCGGGGTAAGCTGTTACTGACCGGAACCTGATAAAAACGTTCAAATACCCGTTCCAGCAAGGCTTCAGGAATACCCGGGCCTTCATCTTCTATCCGAAACAGAACGCCCTGTTGTTCGGCAATGGCCTGCACGCGGATTTGTCCGCCGGCTGAGCTGTATTTGTTGGCGTTGCTGACCAGATTGCTGAGAATTTGCCGCAAGCGTTGTGGGTCGGCGTACACTTCCAGCGGTGCATGGCTCTCACAAATCAGGGTTTGCTGCTTTTTTTCAGTCAATGGCTGCATGCGTTTTTGTAGATCCTCGAGAATCTCGGATACTTTGACAGTTTGGGGTGAAAAATCGAGGGATTGCGCCTGTAAGGCATGCATGTCGAGCATTTCCTGAATGGCCGCATATAATTCCTTGACCTGACGGACGACAATTTCGAGGACTTCGCGTTGCCGTGGCAGAAGCGGGCCGATGCGCTCGCTGAGCAGTAATTCACTGCCGGAACGGGCTGAGGCCAGAGGGGTTTTCAGTTCGTGAGAGACCTGGCTGAGAAATTGGTGGCGCAGGCGCTCTTCTTCCCGCAGGCGGGCCTGCATGCTGTCGATACTGCGGGCCAGATCGCGCAATTCCTGGGGTCCATCACTGGCAACATGGGCGACTTTACCCGCCCCGATGTCCTCCAGGGCCAGACGGAAGTCCTTTAATGGCCGGGTCAAGGCCGTGGCAACCCGCCAGGGTATCAACAGGCTGAGCAACGCCGTGATGACTACCAGTGCATAAAGCAGTTGCACGGCCTGAGAACGCGCTGCCGCTGCCGCCTCTCCCTGGCTAAGCAGCAAGGACTGCATGGCCTGATGAACGTCATGAAAACGTGCTTCCACAGCCGTCCGGCCGGCTTTGCCGTCGAGCACAGCCGCTTGCCCTGACCCTGGTGTATTTGCAGACTGCAAATAATTGTTCAGACTCACTTGTAGTTGCTGGAGTGCGCTGGCAAGTTGGGGGTAGGCTGTCGCGCCAGTCTGCAGTGTCTGTAAAGACGTTTGTTCGTGATGAATCAGGTGGGCAAAAGTGGCTTCATAACCAGAGTGGGGCAGGACCTGCGCCAGATCCTGATAAAATTCGGCCTGACGTTGTTGTCCATGAATTTCCAGTAATTGCTTTTGCAGCGGCAAGCCAATTTCAATCAGCGTATTGCTGCTGTCGCCCAGGGTATGAATCGCCTGAATGGCCGCAAACACGACCCCCGCGACCAGAAACAGGATGATAATGGCAAAAAACAGGACGCGTCGGGGAATCGAAATAGCGCCATGATGATCTTTAGCCGGAGAGTCCATGATCTTTTGTCCGGTGTTCTGTTCTTCCATAAAGTCCGCAGCCATCCACTCCTCCATGCCGGTTGCCCTGAACATGGGCAGCGCATTGCCGGAAACCAGTGTATGCGACTGAGGGCCAGCGGCCTAGTGTAAATTATCCTAAAAACGGCAGTTGCCGGGAGTGCTTTTTGCTCCGTTGTTCCTCGCCTGTTGTTCTAGGGCTCATCCTGCTGTCAGGAGAGAACTCGCCCTGCGGGCTCAAACAGCTCTCCTGACGGGCGCAGGATTTCGCCAAGAACAACAACGGCTCGAAACAAAAGTCGCGGCAAAGCACCCCCGGCAACTGCCGTTTTTAGGGTTATGCGTCCACATTGGCCAGAAGCGTGGCCGCTGCTTCGAATACGGCTGAGTTGAGATCAATGCCGCCGAGCATGCGGGCAATTTCCTGCTGACGTTGTTCCGCTTGCAGGGGGGTTATGGCGCTGAGGGTTTGACCATCCTGCACCTGTTTTTCAATGTGCAGGTGGTGGTGGCCCTGTGCCGCCACCTGGGCAAGATGGGTAACACAAAGTACCTGCTGTTGCGCGCCAAGGCGGCGAAGCAGGCGTCCTACCCGTTCGGCAACGGCGCCACCAATGCCCACATCCACTTCGTCAAAAATCAGGGTGTCAATGCGCTCGGGTGCAGCCAGAATGACCTGCAAGGCCAGGCTGATACGCGAGAGTTCTCCGCCGGAAGCCACCTTGGCCAGGGCCTGTGCCGGATGGCCGGGGTTGGCGGTAATCCAGATTTCTGTCTGATCCCAGCCGGAGTCACGCCAGAATTTTTCTTCTTCCGGATGGCTGGATAAACGCAATTCCACCTGAGCATGGGGCATGCCCAGCTGACGGATTTGTTCGGCAACCGCGTCCGCCAGGGCTTGCTGACGGGCTCGCCGGGCCGTCGTGAGAGCATGGCTGTGCTCAATATATGTCGTTTTGGCTTTGAGTAAAGCCTGCTCAGCGGCGAGCAGCGTGCTTTCCAGGTTTTCTGTTCCCTGCAGTTCCTGACGCAGGGTATCGCGTTTGGCGATTAAGCCCGGTAAGTCACAATGATATTTGCGTTGAAGATCCTGCAACTGTTGCAAGCGTCGGGCAATTTCTTCCAGACGTTCGGGGTCGGCTTCCAGATCAGCCAGATAGCTATGCACATTGGAAATGCTTTCTTCGACCTGGATGAGCGCGGCATTGAGCAAGGCCTCATTTTCCTGCAGGCGGGCATCATGCTGGGAAGCCACGCCGAGATGACGCTGGGCTTCGGCCAGGGCCCGATTGGCTGGATGCGCTTCCCCTTCCAGGGCTTCCAGTGCCGCCTGGAGGTGTTCACGCAATTTCTCGACCGCCCCGAGACGCTGTTCTTCGCTGCGCAGGCTTTCCCATTCTTCTTCCTGCAACTGTGCGGCTTCCAGCTCCTGCAGCTGAAAGCGTTGCCAATCGGCCTGCTCATTCTGACGGGTTTGCTCCGTACGTAATTGCTGGCAGCGCAGCGTCTGTTCCCGCCACAGCCGATGCGCTTCAGCCACCTGATCCAGCCTGGTTTCCAACCCGGCAAAACGGTCCAGCAGGGCCAGTTGGCGATCGGCGTGGAGCAACTTCTGATGTTCATGTTGTCCCAGCAGCTCAATCAGAAACTCACCAAACTCCCGCAGCTGGGTAAGGGTGACGTTGCAGCCATTAATAAAAGCCCGGCTACGGCCATTGCGTTGGAGGACCCGGCGCAGTACGCACACCGGTTCATCTGCATTCATATCCTGATCGCGCAACCATTGGCGAGCGGCATGTTTGGAGGCAAGGGCATATTCAGCACTGATTTCGGCCTGCTCGGCACCATGGCGGATACTGTCTGCATGACCCTTGTCTCCGAGGAGCAGGGCGATGGCATCCACCAGAATGGATTTACCCGCCCCGGTTTCTCCGGTGAGTACGGTCAAACCCGCATCAAAATCAATACTGACGCTGTCAATCAGGGCAAAATTGCGAACCTGCAGGCTGAGCAGCATTTAATCTTCTCCCGGTGATTCGGCCCAATGCAGTTTTTCCCGCAGTATCTGAAAGAAGTTTTTCTCTTCTGGATGAATAAAACGTGCCGAGCAGGGGGCACGGCGGATGTGAATTTCATCGCCGACGGCCAGAGGAACGCTGCTGTGACTATCCAGGCTGAGGGCCGCAGGCTGACGACTGGCGGTCAGGCGGGCACGGATGGCCACGGTATCGGCGACGACCAGGGGCCGGGCGGTGAGGGTGTGCGGGCAGATTGGTACCAGCAGCAGGGCAGCGAGGCTGGGGGACAAAATGGGACCGCCCGCTGACAAGGCGTAGGCGGTCGAGCCCGTTGGAGTGGCAATGATGACGCCATCAGCGCGCTGGGTATAAACAAAGCGGCCATCCATATGGACGCTCAGTTCAATCATGCTCTCACCGCCGCCTTTATGAATAAATACTTCGTTGATGGCCAGGCCGCTGTGTATTTGTTGATTGTCGCGCCACAATTCAGCATGCAGGACCCGGCGTTGATCCTGCTGATAATGACCCTGCAAAATGGGCGGCAGGGCGCCTTCTATCTGGTCAATGGAAAGATCAGCCAGGAAGCCTAGCCGCCCCTGATTGATGCCGAGAATGGCTATGCCACTGCTGGCCGTATTTCGGGCCGTGCCTAACAGGGTGCCGTCGCCGCCAATGGCAATAACCAGATCCGTTTCCGCGCGGGCTTCGCTGAAAGCCATCAGCTTCAGGCCGAGGGTATCATTGATCTCGCCAGAACATTGGGTTTCGATAAAAACTTCCCGCCCCTGGGATTGAATGAAATCACGCAACAGGCGTAATCCCGGAAGTACCGAAGGATCACGGTATTTGCTGACGAGCAGGACGCGCTGGAAGGGCTTGGTCATGGGAGTAGCCTACATGGGGGCGCTACAAACGCCAAGAGGAAAATAGCGGTTTTCAGGGTGGGGGAGTTCAGGGCGATAATTACGCCTGCAGCCATCCATAAAAACCGCGTAGCAGAAGATCGGGAACATGCTGGCTGTTGGGGATTTGCGCCTGCCAGAGCGCCGCATCACCACCGGTCAGTAGCACCTGGGCGTCGGGATACATCTGCTGAAAATGGGTGATGGCACCCTGCAAGGCGTCGGCAAATAAATGGAACACGCCGGACTGGATGGCTGCACCCGTACTGTTACCAAGAGCTGCGGCGGGTACGGGCAAATCCATATCGGGGAGAAGTGCCGTGCCGAGAAACAGGGCATGAAAGCTCATGGTGATTCCCGGAAGGATTCTGCCGCCCTGGAAGCGGCCATCGGCAAACAGGTCAATGGTAATGGCCGTACCCATGTCAATGATGATGCTGCTTTGGGCGGGGTAATCCTGAGCTGCAGCGAGCAGGCAGCAGCGTCGATCAAACCCCAGCGCTTCGCCGGGGATATAGGCGTTGGCGACGCGCTGGTTGAACACCGCCAGATCAGGTTCGTGAAGACGTGCTTCGGGTAATAATTCCCGCCAGGTTTGCAACGCCTCCGGCACGACCCCTCCCAGCGCAAAAGTCTCTTCCTCTGCATGAGGGCGTAGCTGTTCCCATTGCTGTAAAATATGCGCAGGATGCAGGGCGGTTGCGGCGCTGATGCTCTGAAAATGCAGGCCATCATTGCTCTGCGCCAGCAGGGTTCGGGTATTGCCCACGGCGATGAATATCATGATGCCAATGGCCGCAGGCTGACGTCGCCGGCACTCAACCATACCGGGGCTTTGTCCGGCTCCTGTACCTGCAGGCGACCATCCCCCCCGATGCCCAGTACTTCTGCCGGATAATGTCCCCGCGCATCGCTGATCTGCACAATCTGGCGCATCATGGGCGCTGCCGCTTCATTCCAGAACGGCAGAAAGGGTTCCAGGCCGTCGCGATCAAAGCGGACGAAATCCTCCTGCCAGCGGCGAATGATTTGTCCGGCAAGATGGCTGCGGGACAGGTTGAGCTGCTGTTGCGCCAAACTCGTGGCAGTGTCCGGCAGGCTAGGATCGTCGTGCACATTCAGCCCCAGGCCAAGTACCAGGCGGTTTTGCCCGGAGGGCAGGCGGCGCGCTTCCAGCAGCAGTCCCCCCAGTTTTTGCCCGCCAATCCAAATGTCATTGGGCCATTTGATCCACAATCCGCTGATACTTTTTTGCAGCACCTGAAAAACCCCCAGACCAGCCACCAGGGTCAGGGCAGGGTTAATGCTGGCCGCTTGCGTCCAGCCATAACTCATGGCCAGATGCCGACCAAAGGGTGAAGACCAGTGACGCGCCCGCCGCCCCCGCCCGGCCCACTGACTTTCTGCCAGACAAATACCGGGATTGGCATCGCTGTCCAGCATTGCGCTGTTGGTCGAAGCACAGGCTGGCAGTATCCGGATTTGTGCTTCCGGAATGTTGGCAACAGCGGCAATTTCCGGGCGGGAAAGGGGCGCGTGAGGATACTCCAGCTGCAGTCCCTCGGCAGTCTGGCGCAGGGGAATCCCCCAATGCTCTGCTTCCTGAAGCAGGGCCGTGGGCACCACCCCTGCATCGTTAACGCACTCGACATCAGCCAGAACTTCCAGCAGTTTTTGCAGTGCCGCTGTGGGGGCTTCAGGAGCGGATATGGCCGTCTCCCAATACAATCCATTTTTGCAAAGTCAGCCCTTCCAGACCAACCGGACCACGGACGTGCAGACGATTGGTGGAAATGCCAATTTCCGCCCCCAGACCATATTCGAATCCATCTGCGAAGCGGGTGGAGGCATTGACCATCAATGAGCTCGCGTCGACTTCACGCAAAAAGCGGCGGGCGTGGGTATAATTTTCAGTGAGAATGGATTCGGTATGCTGGGACCCATAGCGATTGATGTGCGCAATAGCGGCGTCGAGATCGTCGACAATTTTGAGGGAAATGATGGGCCCCAGATACTCCGTGCCGTAATCTTCTTCCGTAGCTGCCACGGCACCTGCAAGGCGTGGCAGGCTCCGTTCGCAGGCCCGGACTTCGATGCCTTTTTCCTGCAGTGCCGTGACGATAGGAAGCAGCAGATCTTCCATGCGATCCTTGTGGATCAACAGGCTTTCGGCGGTGTTGCAGGTGCCTAGTCTTTGGGTTTTGGCGTTGACCACCACTTTCAGTGCTTTGCGGGCATCCGCATCGGCATCAACGTAAACATGGCAGTTGCCGTCCAGATGCATAATCACCGGCACTGTGGCATCAGCCTTGATGCGGGAAATCAGCCC harbors:
- a CDS encoding DUF502 domain-containing protein: MTLPVPVQPPSRFQHLHLRRWFAQGLLISLPIGLTIYVVLWIGGWLNNLFEAPIKAIFGIDIPGLGLVLTLLTILGVGFLASHVLTAWIFDWMNKALARIPVLHSLYSTIQETVGLLFGGADRGFRSAVLVRQGGDMGYIIGLVTRDTLHELPHLPEDCVAVFIPMSYGVGGFTCLIPREKIIPLPDMTPQQALRFAMAGGVGGGKIIREKSEPGIPHEASESDADSSS
- a CDS encoding sigma-54-dependent transcriptional regulator, whose product is MARPYPEMRKTMPTILIIDDDPDFLRLLGLWLESEDYRVLSSNNPQQGLELLDQESVDLLITDLRMPIMDGMAVLEAAQARDPDLPVILLTAHGTIPNAVEAMRAQAFGYLSKPFSNDELQTLCTAALAQRLAGRELSKLRADLRAQAGQSILHRSPVMASLVNEITRIATSQASVFLSGESGSGKERVARAIHEASARNDQPFVAVNCGAIPSELAESELFGHVKGAFTGATQDHIGLIRSADHGTLFLDEIGDLPLALQVKLLRVLQEGTLRPVGAKTEISVDLRVISATHQDIHALTTSGAFREDLYYRLHVIPLRVPSLSERPEDILLLAQYFLDRESQRLERNIPGFSPEAMDKLMQRPWPGNVRELENAITFAAAVTEKGWVSGEAIPDAGRQGGSSAFPPLQDAKTAFERVYLENLLRATDGNISRAARIAGRHRTDLYKLMRKHGLAPQLFKNQEDRDETP
- a CDS encoding sensor histidine kinase, with the translated sequence MAADFMEEQNTGQKIMDSPAKDHHGAISIPRRVLFFAIIILFLVAGVVFAAIQAIHTLGDSSNTLIEIGLPLQKQLLEIHGQQRQAEFYQDLAQVLPHSGYEATFAHLIHHEQTSLQTLQTGATAYPQLASALQQLQVSLNNYLQSANTPGSGQAAVLDGKAGRTAVEARFHDVHQAMQSLLLSQGEAAAAARSQAVQLLYALVVITALLSLLIPWRVATALTRPLKDFRLALEDIGAGKVAHVASDGPQELRDLARSIDSMQARLREEERLRHQFLSQVSHELKTPLASARSGSELLLSERIGPLLPRQREVLEIVVRQVKELYAAIQEMLDMHALQAQSLDFSPQTVKVSEILEDLQKRMQPLTEKKQQTLICESHAPLEVYADPQRLRQILSNLVSNANKYSSAGGQIRVQAIAEQQGVLFRIEDEGPGIPEALLERVFERFYQVPVSNSLPRGTGLGLAITRELVAAQDGWIRIQNRPQGGLSAEIWLPSFPQKAAH
- the recN gene encoding DNA repair protein RecN, translating into MLLSLQVRNFALIDSVSIDFDAGLTVLTGETGAGKSILVDAIALLLGDKGHADSIRHGAEQAEISAEYALASKHAARQWLRDQDMNADEPVCVLRRVLQRNGRSRAFINGCNVTLTQLREFGEFLIELLGQHEHQKLLHADRQLALLDRFAGLETRLDQVAEAHRLWREQTLRCQQLRTEQTRQNEQADWQRFQLQELEAAQLQEEEWESLRSEEQRLGAVEKLREHLQAALEALEGEAHPANRALAEAQRHLGVASQHDARLQENEALLNAALIQVEESISNVHSYLADLEADPERLEEIARRLQQLQDLQRKYHCDLPGLIAKRDTLRQELQGTENLESTLLAAEQALLKAKTTYIEHSHALTTARRARQQALADAVAEQIRQLGMPHAQVELRLSSHPEEEKFWRDSGWDQTEIWITANPGHPAQALAKVASGGELSRISLALQVILAAPERIDTLIFDEVDVGIGGAVAERVGRLLRRLGAQQQVLCVTHLAQVAAQGHHHLHIEKQVQDGQTLSAITPLQAEQRQQEIARMLGGIDLNSAVFEAAATLLANVDA
- a CDS encoding NAD(+)/NADH kinase, translated to MTKPFQRVLLVSKYRDPSVLPGLRLLRDFIQSQGREVFIETQCSGEINDTLGLKLMAFSEARAETDLVIAIGGDGTLLGTARNTASSGIAILGINQGRLGFLADLSIDQIEGALPPILQGHYQQDQRRVLHAELWRDNQQIHSGLAINEVFIHKGGGESMIELSVHMDGRFVYTQRADGVIIATPTGSTAYALSAGGPILSPSLAALLLVPICPHTLTARPLVVADTVAIRARLTASRQPAALSLDSHSSVPLAVGDEIHIRRAPCSARFIHPEEKNFFQILREKLHWAESPGED
- a CDS encoding type III pantothenate kinase — encoded protein: MVECRRRQPAAIGIMIFIAVGNTRTLLAQSNDGLHFQSISAATALHPAHILQQWEQLRPHAEEETFALGGVVPEALQTWRELLPEARLHEPDLAVFNQRVANAYIPGEALGFDRRCCLLAAAQDYPAQSSIIIDMGTAITIDLFADGRFQGGRILPGITMSFHALFLGTALLPDMDLPVPAAALGNSTGAAIQSGVFHLFADALQGAITHFQQMYPDAQVLLTGGDAALWQAQIPNSQHVPDLLLRGFYGWLQA
- a CDS encoding biotin--[acetyl-CoA-carboxylase] ligase; its protein translation is MYWETAISAPEAPTAALQKLLEVLADVECVNDAGVVPTALLQEAEHWGIPLRQTAEGLQLEYPHAPLSRPEIAAVANIPEAQIRILPACASTNSAMLDSDANPGICLAESQWAGRGRRARHWSSPFGRHLAMSYGWTQAASINPALTLVAGLGVFQVLQKSISGLWIKWPNDIWIGGQKLGGLLLEARRLPSGQNRLVLGLGLNVHDDPSLPDTATSLAQQQLNLSRSHLAGQIIRRWQEDFVRFDRDGLEPFLPFWNEAAAPMMRQIVQISDARGHYPAEVLGIGGDGRLQVQEPDKAPVWLSAGDVSLRPLAS
- a CDS encoding glutamate-5-semialdehyde dehydrogenase, with amino-acid sequence MMDLHQEMEKIGERARSAQRRLQSADSAAKDQALRLMAEFLRRDADNLQRANRKDLRSAEEAGKDAAFIDRLRLDETRIEAMARGLEEIAALPDPVGEITDLRYRPSGIQVGHMRAPLGVIAMIYESRPNVTADAAGLCVKSGNAVILRGGSESLNSNMAIAERLRAALGKAGLPLDLVQYVNTADREAVGVLISMDAHVDVVIPRGGKGLISRIKADATVPVIMHLDGNCHVYVDADADARKALKVVVNAKTQRLGTCNTAESLLIHKDRMEDLLLPIVTALQEKGIEVRACERSLPRLAGAVAATEEDYGTEYLGPIISLKIVDDLDAAIAHINRYGSQHTESILTENYTHARRFLREVDASSLMVNASTRFADGFEYGLGAEIGISTNRLHVRGPVGLEGLTLQKWIVLGDGHIRS